One part of the Saprospiraceae bacterium genome encodes these proteins:
- a CDS encoding Gfo/Idh/MocA family oxidoreductase — protein MSNPYSRRETLKALGLVAGASVFKIPDLSQLLGETPNPLHVKLSKPITAITLGAGARGNVYGNYAIENPEEIKIVGVAEPIPIRNDRYTKKHSIKEDHRFVTWEHVFLKPKFADAIIITTPDHLHYGPCMKALEMGYDILLEKPMAQTEKECRDILAKSKKTGRIVGLCHVLRYAPYFVKLRALIHNGSIGELLSIQHFEPIQHVHMAHSFVRGNWHNSKETTPIILAKSCHDLDILRWLVNKPSVRVAAFGNLKWFTKKNAPEGSTGRCHEGCAIESTCPYSALKIYLREHSYTYVFDLPEKKELVPDAIMNYLKTTNYGKCVYRMDNDQCDHYVMSLLFEEGITASFNMEAFTSYHGRRTRVMGSMGDLYGDMEKFVHSDFRTGKVTNWDSQSFEEGVYKNQGHGGGDYRLMRDWVQAVGQQNAQLLTSTIDASIESHILGFAAERSRKTKKIIDIKL, from the coding sequence ATGTCAAATCCTTATTCCCGAAGGGAAACATTAAAAGCACTTGGTCTTGTGGCAGGGGCATCCGTTTTTAAGATTCCAGATTTGTCCCAATTATTGGGTGAAACTCCGAATCCACTGCATGTCAAATTATCAAAACCAATAACAGCAATTACTTTAGGAGCAGGTGCTCGTGGCAATGTTTATGGAAATTATGCAATTGAAAATCCGGAAGAAATAAAAATCGTAGGTGTTGCAGAACCCATTCCAATAAGAAATGATCGATACACAAAAAAGCATTCCATTAAAGAGGATCACCGGTTTGTAACCTGGGAACATGTTTTTTTAAAACCAAAGTTTGCGGATGCTATTATTATTACAACACCTGATCATCTGCATTATGGACCTTGCATGAAAGCACTTGAAATGGGCTATGATATACTCTTGGAAAAACCAATGGCACAAACTGAAAAAGAGTGTAGGGATATTTTAGCAAAATCGAAAAAAACCGGTCGCATTGTAGGCTTATGTCATGTCCTCAGATATGCACCATATTTTGTTAAATTGAGAGCATTAATCCACAATGGTTCTATCGGTGAATTATTAAGTATCCAGCATTTCGAACCCATTCAACATGTGCATATGGCGCATTCATTCGTTAGAGGTAACTGGCATAATAGCAAAGAAACAACACCTATTATTTTAGCCAAATCCTGTCATGATCTTGATATTTTAAGATGGTTGGTAAATAAACCATCTGTGCGTGTTGCTGCATTTGGTAATTTAAAATGGTTTACCAAAAAAAATGCACCCGAAGGAAGCACAGGTCGTTGTCATGAAGGGTGTGCAATAGAATCTACCTGCCCGTATTCAGCACTTAAGATTTATTTAAGGGAGCACAGTTATACCTATGTATTTGATCTTCCGGAAAAAAAAGAATTAGTACCAGATGCAATTATGAATTATTTAAAAACTACAAATTATGGCAAATGTGTTTATCGCATGGATAATGATCAGTGTGATCATTATGTGATGAGTTTGTTATTTGAGGAAGGTATAACAGCTAGTTTTAATATGGAAGCATTTACTTCTTACCACGGTAGAAGAACTCGGGTCATGGGAAGTATGGGTGATCTTTATGGGGATATGGAAAAATTTGTTCACTCAGATTTTCGAACTGGAAAAGTAACAAACTGGGATTCTCAATCGTTTGAAGAAGGGGTTTATAAAAATCAAGGACATGGTGGTGGCGATTACCGCCTTATGAGAGATTGGGTACAAGCTGTAGGTCAACAAAATGCACAATTACTGACTTCGACAATTGACGCTTCCATTGAAAGTCATATATTAGGTTTTGCTGCAGAAAGAAGTAGAAAAACTAAAAAAATAATAGACATCAAATTATAA
- a CDS encoding tetratricopeptide repeat protein: MLKLYRIFFLVIIYLFVYNSCKNPDSKLDTLQTVDPELQLLNESIQKDPENDSLYFYKAFYYFERDSYEVAIVNLNKALSIDSTFKPAYYQLLADVYLANIQSREAVEIIDKALIYFPNEISVILKSSQIKLILKQHMAALATLNKIFIRDPQNAEAYYLAGHIFYEMGDTGRAVNSYQKAVDFNPDMRAAWVQLGDVLSDLKNPRAISYYQNAILLDSIDPEIFHKKAFALYSFGKTAEAIALYKRSCLKFPNYEPFFFNLGFIYLELDSLDKAIEHFTIATQLNPVEASGFYQRGIAYQQKGVNAQAKTDFQQALQLDSTLELAKIALRKLK, from the coding sequence ATGTTGAAATTATACAGAATCTTTTTTTTAGTAATAATTTATTTATTTGTTTATAATTCTTGTAAAAATCCAGATTCTAAATTAGATACATTGCAAACGGTGGATCCTGAATTGCAGTTATTAAATGAATCCATTCAAAAAGATCCTGAAAATGATTCCCTCTATTTTTATAAGGCATTTTATTATTTTGAAAGAGATTCTTACGAAGTCGCAATTGTTAACTTAAATAAAGCATTGTCGATTGATTCAACATTTAAGCCAGCTTATTATCAGCTACTTGCAGATGTTTATTTGGCAAATATCCAATCAAGGGAAGCTGTGGAAATTATTGATAAAGCCTTGATTTATTTTCCAAATGAGATCTCTGTTATTTTAAAATCGTCTCAAATAAAATTGATTTTAAAACAACATATGGCTGCATTAGCTACCTTGAATAAAATTTTTATAAGAGACCCACAAAATGCGGAGGCTTATTATTTAGCAGGGCATATATTTTATGAAATGGGCGATACCGGTCGTGCAGTAAATTCATATCAAAAGGCTGTTGATTTTAATCCAGATATGCGTGCAGCATGGGTGCAATTGGGTGATGTGCTTTCCGATTTAAAGAATCCAAGAGCGATATCGTATTATCAGAATGCTATCCTATTAGACAGTATCGATCCGGAAATATTTCATAAAAAAGCATTTGCATTATATAGTTTTGGAAAAACGGCTGAAGCTATCGCTCTTTATAAAAGAAGCTGCTTGAAATTTCCGAATTATGAGCCATTTTTTTTTAATCTTGGATTTATTTATTTGGAATTAGATTCTTTAGATAAGGCAATTGAACATTTTACCATAGCAACACAATTAAATCCTGTCGAAGCCAGTGGATTTTATCAACGGGGTATTGCTTATCAACAAAAAGGAGTTAATGCACAAGCTAAAACAGATTTCCAGCAAGCCTTGCAATTAGATTCTACCTTGGAGCTTGCAAAAATTGCATTGCGAAAACTAAAATGA
- a CDS encoding methyltransferase, protein MMGSLEFLQESLKNMKTIGTVIRTSRFTSKAITDLVDFQNAKVIVELGAGDGAITHHILDRMLPDAVLIVFEVNKPFCEILNKINDNRIIVIHDSAEKLIDYLHTMNIDFVDCIISAIPFVMLPDDLAQSILYECKKCLKNGGDFIQIHYSLLKKKMYEEIFGSTKVNFVALNIPPVFIMHSKK, encoded by the coding sequence ATGATGGGAAGTTTAGAATTTTTACAGGAAAGTTTAAAAAACATGAAAACGATAGGTACTGTAATTCGTACATCCCGTTTTACAAGTAAAGCAATTACAGATTTAGTCGACTTCCAAAATGCAAAAGTAATTGTTGAATTGGGAGCAGGTGATGGTGCCATTACGCATCACATTCTCGACAGGATGCTTCCAGATGCAGTTTTAATTGTTTTCGAAGTGAATAAACCCTTTTGTGAAATTCTAAATAAAATCAATGATAATCGGATCATCGTTATTCATGATTCTGCTGAAAAATTAATCGATTATTTGCATACGATGAATATAGATTTTGTTGATTGTATTATTTCAGCAATTCCATTTGTTATGTTACCAGATGATTTGGCACAATCTATTTTATATGAATGCAAAAAATGTTTAAAAAATGGAGGAGATTTTATTCAAATTCATTATTCACTTTTAAAGAAGAAAATGTATGAAGAAATATTTGGAAGCACGAAAGTTAATTTTGTTGCTTTAAATATTCCACCTGTTTTTATAATGCATTCAAAAAAATAA
- the mfd gene encoding transcription-repair coupling factor, with the protein MRDPKGAELAQLLDVNQNQKISIEGLCGSRDSFLILSSFLNQANPFLIICSDKEEAAYLQNDLEQFSKQTKVYFLPDSFRRPAQFEEMDTFQIQQRVDAISKLNQNAQGIIVSYPEAIFEKMISGKAIEKSKVEFATGSKLDLDDILIKLNQFGFNRTDFVYEPGQFSVRGGILDVFSYASDLPYRIELNDDVVESIRRFETLTQLSQQSIARFSIIPNMHSDYETEAKMSLFELLPMNTVIWIKDLHACTESLNKCFEAANRQGDKMKHYDEDRFIQLIHRKEYINGDEFISGIENYKLIFYNQKPDKSIPTISLSIHSQAQPSFNKNFNLLIEDIRALNLKNYSCFICTNSTAQIERFYNIFEDLKADIKYFPELKSIREGFIDHDLKIACYTDHQIFSRFHGYKIKQGYTKDQALSLKVLRELQAGDFVTHMDYGVGRFAGLEKLNINGQLQEAVRLIYRNDDILYVSIHSLHKISKFVGQEGTEPGLSKLGSDQWKLLKQRTKQKVKDIAQELIKLYGKRKAAKGFAFHPDNYLQAELEASFMYEDTPDQYKATLEVKADMEKPFPMDRLVCGDVGFGKTEVAIRAAFKAVQDGKQVAILVPTTILAMQHYRTLKERLKEFPVDVDYVSRFRTTKDKNQIIKNLNDGKLDIIIGTISILSAKIKFKDLGLLIIDEEQKFGVASKEKLRHLKHNVDTLTLTATPIPRTLQFSLMSARDLSVIQTPPPNRQPIHTERRVFNDHLIQEAIMHEVYRGGQVFFVHNKVKTLGEMAAALHRLCPTVDIQVAHGQMEAEKLEKVLVDFIDNKFDVLVCTNIIETGMDIPNANTIIINNAHQFGLSDLHQLRGRVGRSNRKAYCYLFAPPSSVLTMEARKRLKTIEEFSDLGSGFNVAMRDLDIRGAGNLLGGEQSGFIADIGYETYQRILEEAILELKETDFKELFADDKKEEKVYIRDVTIDSDIEMMIPDAYVSNIQERLNLYQSLDKLENEEAIQKFCEQIKDRFGPIPSQVEELLNGLRLRWVAKRLGFERVVLKKKKLQCYFISNPASPFFETKAFQTILRKVASKTSRFTLKQSNISLILISEHVAGFLQARNLLGILEGDE; encoded by the coding sequence ATGCGGGATCCTAAAGGGGCAGAATTAGCGCAACTTTTGGATGTAAATCAGAATCAGAAAATTAGCATAGAGGGTCTTTGTGGATCCAGGGATAGCTTTTTGATTTTATCTAGCTTCCTCAATCAAGCAAATCCATTTTTAATAATCTGTTCAGACAAAGAAGAAGCAGCATATTTACAAAACGATCTTGAACAATTTTCAAAGCAAACCAAAGTCTACTTTTTACCGGATTCATTTAGAAGGCCAGCTCAATTTGAAGAAATGGATACATTTCAGATACAACAACGAGTGGATGCCATTTCCAAATTAAATCAAAATGCACAGGGTATTATTGTAAGCTATCCGGAAGCGATTTTTGAAAAAATGATTTCAGGAAAAGCTATTGAGAAGTCAAAAGTTGAATTTGCAACTGGATCCAAATTGGATTTAGATGATATATTGATTAAATTGAATCAATTCGGATTTAATCGAACTGATTTTGTTTATGAACCCGGACAGTTTTCTGTAAGAGGTGGAATTCTGGATGTTTTTTCTTATGCATCGGATCTTCCTTATAGAATTGAATTAAATGATGATGTTGTGGAAAGTATCCGCAGATTTGAAACATTGACGCAACTTTCTCAACAAAGTATTGCACGGTTTTCTATTATTCCTAATATGCATTCTGATTATGAAACAGAAGCTAAAATGAGTCTTTTTGAGCTGCTACCAATGAATACTGTGATTTGGATTAAGGATTTGCATGCATGTACCGAATCGTTAAACAAGTGTTTTGAAGCAGCTAACCGACAAGGAGATAAAATGAAACATTATGATGAAGATCGTTTTATCCAATTAATTCACAGAAAAGAATATATCAATGGAGACGAATTTATTTCAGGCATTGAAAATTATAAATTGATTTTTTATAATCAGAAACCAGATAAAAGCATACCAACAATATCATTATCAATTCACAGTCAGGCACAACCCAGTTTTAATAAAAATTTCAATTTATTAATTGAAGATATCCGGGCGTTAAATTTAAAAAACTATAGCTGTTTTATTTGTACGAATAGCACAGCACAAATAGAACGTTTTTATAATATTTTTGAAGATCTAAAAGCGGATATCAAATATTTTCCGGAGCTTAAGTCTATCCGGGAAGGATTTATTGATCATGATTTAAAGATAGCTTGTTATACAGATCATCAAATATTTTCAAGATTTCATGGATATAAAATAAAACAAGGATATACAAAAGATCAGGCCCTCAGTTTAAAAGTATTGCGGGAATTGCAAGCTGGAGATTTTGTAACCCATATGGATTATGGCGTTGGTCGATTTGCTGGGCTCGAAAAATTGAATATTAATGGACAGTTACAAGAAGCCGTTCGGCTGATTTATAGGAATGATGATATATTATATGTGAGTATTCATTCATTGCATAAAATTTCAAAATTTGTAGGGCAAGAAGGAACAGAGCCAGGCTTAAGTAAGTTAGGGTCTGATCAGTGGAAACTTTTGAAACAACGCACGAAGCAAAAAGTTAAAGACATTGCGCAGGAATTAATTAAACTTTACGGAAAGCGAAAAGCGGCAAAGGGATTTGCTTTTCATCCAGATAATTATTTACAAGCAGAGCTGGAAGCTTCCTTTATGTATGAGGATACTCCGGATCAATACAAAGCAACGCTGGAGGTAAAGGCCGATATGGAAAAACCATTCCCAATGGATCGTTTAGTTTGTGGAGATGTCGGATTTGGGAAAACGGAAGTGGCTATTCGCGCAGCCTTCAAAGCGGTCCAAGATGGTAAACAAGTTGCTATTTTAGTACCGACTACAATTTTAGCAATGCAGCATTATAGGACCTTGAAAGAACGCCTCAAGGAGTTTCCAGTCGATGTGGATTATGTTTCAAGATTTCGGACAACAAAAGATAAAAATCAGATTATAAAAAATCTGAATGATGGAAAATTAGATATCATTATTGGCACGATTAGTATTTTAAGTGCTAAAATTAAATTTAAAGATCTCGGATTATTAATTATCGATGAAGAGCAAAAATTTGGTGTTGCTTCTAAAGAAAAATTAAGACATCTCAAACATAATGTTGATACCTTAACCCTGACTGCTACACCAATACCAAGAACCTTACAGTTTTCATTAATGTCGGCAAGAGACTTGAGTGTCATTCAAACGCCTCCTCCAAATCGTCAACCGATACATACAGAGCGCAGAGTATTTAATGACCACCTAATTCAAGAAGCTATAATGCATGAAGTGTATCGTGGTGGCCAGGTTTTTTTTGTACATAATAAGGTAAAAACTTTAGGTGAAATGGCTGCAGCATTGCATCGATTATGTCCTACCGTAGATATTCAAGTGGCACATGGACAAATGGAAGCGGAAAAACTTGAAAAAGTGTTGGTCGATTTTATTGATAATAAGTTTGATGTATTAGTATGTACCAATATTATTGAAACAGGTATGGATATTCCGAATGCAAATACAATTATCATTAATAATGCACATCAGTTTGGATTGAGTGATCTCCATCAATTAAGAGGTCGTGTTGGTCGTTCCAATAGAAAGGCCTATTGTTATTTGTTTGCACCACCTTCTTCTGTTTTGACTATGGAAGCCAGAAAACGATTAAAAACAATAGAGGAGTTTTCAGATCTTGGCAGTGGTTTTAATGTTGCTATGCGCGATTTAGATATTCGGGGAGCTGGTAACTTATTAGGTGGAGAACAAAGTGGTTTTATAGCCGACATTGGTTATGAGACCTACCAAAGAATATTGGAAGAAGCAATTTTAGAATTGAAGGAAACGGACTTTAAAGAATTATTTGCTGATGACAAAAAGGAAGAGAAGGTTTATATCCGGGATGTAACCATTGATAGTGATATCGAAATGATGATACCGGATGCTTATGTTTCTAATATTCAGGAACGGTTAAACCTTTATCAATCTCTTGATAAACTAGAAAACGAAGAAGCTATCCAGAAGTTTTGTGAACAAATTAAAGATCGTTTTGGTCCAATACCTTCACAAGTAGAAGAATTATTAAATGGATTACGTTTGCGATGGGTTGCAAAACGTTTAGGTTTTGAGCGGGTTGTTTTGAAAAAGAAAAAATTGCAATGTTATTTTATTTCGAATCCGGCTTCTCCATTTTTTGAAACCAAAGCTTTTCAAACAATATTAAGAAAAGTAGCATCAAAAACATCCAGATTTACATTGAAACAATCCAACATCAGCTTAATATTAATCAGCGAACACGTTGCAGGGTTTTTGCAAGCAAGAAATTTATTAGGCATATTAGAGGGAGATGAATAA